In Ostrinia nubilalis chromosome 26, ilOstNubi1.1, whole genome shotgun sequence, one genomic interval encodes:
- the LOC135084556 gene encoding uncharacterized protein LOC135084556 — protein sequence MFPSRNMLDYMTELNRLFPRSTENDLQLPSMYTPNFMQSPFNVSAANRSSSSADSTSPESFPDIPPQFRPRCRPVLEHPIVDTPPIRRQRPIMGRKLMDTPEHTVPNYFPPPQISPLKSFESDIELKALWQDHSYPHTPPKPTRFSMEQSYSPNTYELFPAESRGYEFRTPVKNMSLSQTSGFNSNVSPRSTVSVSPISPMRQRFTTPPPPFRRSFHANMPSPSQSSEDSRIQAGKVCSFCRKNGETPMVYMTHTVREMRNNKQVVTCPILRSHVCSTCGSTGDNAHTITYCPILRINNNGRPLQSTTITLKNTRVKSNGRKRY from the exons ATGTTCCCGTCCAGAAACATGCTTGATTACATGACAGAATTGAATAGACTGTTCCCCAGATCCACGGAAAATG ATCTACAGTTGCCAAGCATGTACACTCCAAACTTCATGCAGTCTCCATTCAACGTATCGGCGGCTAACAGGTCATCCAGTTCCGCCGATTCCACGTCACCGGAATCGTTTCCTGACATTCCACCACAGTTCAGGCCTAGATGCAGACCTGTCCTTGAACATCCAATCGTAGATACCCCTCCGATTAGACGACAGCGCCCAATAATGGGAAGAAAACTCATGGACACCCCAGAACACACAGTTCCAAATTACTTCCCACCCCCGCAAATCTCACCTCTTAAAAGTTTCGAGTCCGACATAGAACTGAAAGCGCTCTGGCAAGACCATTCCTACCCTCACACTCCACCGAAGCCAACCAGATTCTCTATGGAACAGAGTTATTCGCCAAACACCTACGAGCTCTTCCCTGCTGAAAGCAGAGGCTACGAGTTCCGAACCCCAGTCAAGAATATGTCCCTATCTCAAACGTCTGGGTTCAATTCGAATGTGTCTCCAAGATCGACTGTGAGTGTGTCGCCAATTTCGCCTATGCGTCAGCGATTCACCACTCCACCACCTCCGTTCCGAAGAAGCTTCCATGCAAATATGCCTTCACCATCACAGTCAAGCGAGGACAGTCGTATTCAAGCTGGAAAAGTATGTTCCTTCTGCCGTAAGAATGGGGAAACACCAATGGTGTATATGACACATACAGTGAGGGAGATGAGAAACAACAAGCAAGTGGTGACGTGCCCGATATTGAGGTCCCATGTGTGCTCCACATGTGGCTCTACAGGAGATAATGCTCATACAAT AACCTACTGCCCGATCCTGCGAATCAATAACAATGGTAGACCACTTCAATCTACGACCATCACACTAAAAAACACCAGGGTCAAGAGCAACGGTAGAAAGAGATATTAA